A genomic region of Venturia canescens isolate UGA chromosome 9, ASM1945775v1, whole genome shotgun sequence contains the following coding sequences:
- the LOC122416421 gene encoding uncharacterized protein, producing the protein MSSSSSSDHRCDLSEESCSNLSDIERPSTSKKKSSKSSVCVGDSHSSREKNSQSVIPLTVGVEFDSITQLEESVAAFGKKVYCVYYKRDSTTIEQCKNRGISRPLNANLKYYRLVYRCIHGGKTFKSLTKGIRSSSTFQQECPAMISFICNRDGNKLVLNKMINNHNHICAKKLYDFLPQVRAMTTDEKTQVKELLDIRADKKMVKQKCGYDFDKKILLKDLSNLISRKGGQNNLKNTVEKLEKEYGAECHIFEEDKEMKGLLFATPHMKQSMAAYFEFVGIDGTFKLLNIRAPVYLMVVEDSEGNTEIVAVCILVNEDAESMTWFLQAFKKIHPSWSKTRCIMADKDLLERRIIKCQCFDMYISFSENF; encoded by the exons ATGT CTTCATCATCAAGTTCTGATCATCGCTGTGATCTGTCCGAAGAGTCTTGTTCTAATCTCAGCGATATTGAGCGACCATCGACaagtaagaaaaaatcatcaaaatcaTCAGTTTGTGTTGGGGACTCTCATTcatcgagggaaaaaaattcacaatctGTCATTCCGTTGACGGTCGGAGTGGAGTTTGATTCTATTACTCAACTTGAAGAATCAGTCGCAGCTTTtgggaaaaaagtttattgtGTTTATTATAAACGCGATAGCACAACTATTGAACAGTGCAAGAATAGGGGTATTTCACGACCGTTAAATGCTAATTTGAAGTACTACCGATTGGTGTACAGATGTATTCACGGAGGAAAAACATTTAAATCGTTGACGAAAGGCATTCGATCTTCATC GACGTTTCAACAAGAATGTCCGGCTATGATTTCTTTCATTTGCAACCGTGATGGAAACAAGCTGGTGctaaataaaatgattaataatcaTAATCATATCTGTGCGAAG aaatTGTACGATTTTTTGCCGCAAGTTCGAGCTATGACAACAGATGAAAAGACTCAAGTTAAAGAGTTGTTGGATATTCGTgcagataaaaaaatggtcaaGCAAAAATGTGGCTATGATTTTGATAAGAAAATTTTGCTCAAAGATTTGTCCAATCTTATCTCGCGAAAAGGAGgccaaaataatttgaaaaacacagttgaaaaacttgaaaaagaaTACG GAGCTGAATGCCACATATTTGAAgaagataaagaaatgaagggTCTTCTTTTCGCAACACCTCATATGAAACAATCAATGGCTGCATATTTCGAATTTGTGGGTATCGATGGAACATTTAAGCTTCTTAATATACGGGCTCCTGTTTATCTGATGGTAGTAGAAGATTCTGAAGGGAACACCGAAATCGTTGCTGTTTGCATCCTTGTTAACGAAGACGCGGAAAGTATGACTTGGTTTCTTCAAGcgttcaaaaaaatccatccCTCTTGGTCAAAGACTAGGTGCATCATGGCGGATAAGGATTTGCTTGAAAGAAGAATCATCAAATGCCAATGTTTTGATATGTACATTTCATTCTCTGAGAACTTTTAA